Genomic DNA from Oncorhynchus clarkii lewisi isolate Uvic-CL-2024 chromosome 5, UVic_Ocla_1.0, whole genome shotgun sequence:
agctgctagaatcctgacaaGAACCCCAAaattgtatcatattactccagtgttagCCACCCTAAACTTTCTTCCTGTTAATGCAAGGGCTGATTAGGGTTTTACTGCTAAACTAAAGCattggcttgctcctacccatctttccgatttggtcctgccgtacatacctacacgtacgctacggtcacaagacgcaggcctcataattgtccctagaatttctaagcaaaccgctggaggcagggctttctcctatagaactcaatttttatggaatggtctgcctacccatctGAGaaacgcagactcggtctcaacctttaagtctttactgaagactcatttcttcagtgggtcctatgattgagtgtagtctggcccaggagtgtgaaggtgaacggaaaggcactggagcaacaaaccacccttgctgcctctgcctggccggttcccctctctccactgggattctctgcctctaaccctattacaggggctgagtcactggcttactggtgcccttccatgccgtccctaggaggggtgcatcacttgagtgagttgagtcactgacgtggtcttcctgtctgggttggcgccccccttgggttgtgccgtgggggagatctttgtgggctatactcagccttgtctcaggatggtaagttggtggttgtaGATATcgttctagtggtgtgggggctgtgctttggaaaagtgggtggggttatatccttcctgtttggccctgtccgggggtatcgtcggatggggtcacagtgtctcgtgacccctcctgtctcagcctccagtatttatgctgcagtagtttgtgtcagggtgctagggtcagtctgttatatctggagtatttctcctgtcttatccggggtcctgtgtgaatttaagtatgctctctctaattctctctctcggaggacctgagccctaagaccatgcctcaggactacctgacctgatgactcgttgtccccagtccacctggccgtgctgttgctccagtttcaactgttctgcctgcggctatggaaccctgacctgttcactgtgattactattatttgaccatgctggtcatttatgaacattttaacatcttggccatgttctgttataatctccaccccgcacagccagaagaggactggccacccctcatagcctggttccgctctaggtttgggcctttctagggagtttttccaagccaccgtgcttccaaGCCACAGCTGCAcccgtttggggttttaggctgggtttctgtacagcactttgatatatcagctgatgtaagaagggctatatcaatacatttgatttgattagtaaaTTCCAGGGAGTCTTGTGCCCAGGCCCATCCAAAAACAGTGCTTTcgcaaataacaaaaaaaatctgtcacTACGGTCACCTTTAGAGCTGGACTCGGTGATCTGCAGGGCAAAGCCATAAGAGTTTACAGCGAAGGCGTAGTCTCCTCTCTGGTAGTAGacattccccctctccctcttctgccCTGCCAGGGCAACCCTCTCCTGGGGGGAGAGGAGCTCAAGGTCGGGAGCCTCAGTGGCATCCAGCAGCTGTACCTCCAGGGCCAGATCAGCACTGGGAAGCACCTCAGGGGCAAGGCTGCCAGTGGAGacaatcaaaacattactgcacgtaacgcgccaatgtaaacagatttttggatataaatatgcacattatcgaacaaaacatacatgtattgtgtaacatgatgtcctatgagtgtcatctgatgaagatcaaaggttagtgattaattgtatctatatttctgctttttgtgactcctaccttaggctggaaaatggctgtgtgtgtttttgtgacttgactCTGACCCAACATAATCAtgttgtgcttttgctgtaaagcattttttaaattttttttttttttttaaatcggacacaatgggtagattaacaagatgtttctttcatttgctgtattggacttgttaatgcgTGAAAGtgacatttacaaaaaaatatattttggaatttcgcgcgctgccttttcagcggaatgttgtcgagccCTAGAAAGGTTAACAGAGAAATCcccctaaattatatttttttaacttgAAATTTGATCACTTTTCCTAGTgaccaacattagaaaaagtgaaacgtTGCCTCTGTTCATGTTTCCATTAAAgatgtacaccaccagggtacaaagattgtcttatgGTTATTTTTGACCCGGCAGTTCTAAAATCATTTAcaccacaaaaacacacacaaaatttAGATTGTGGTAAATCAGTAGCACACAGACAAAATTAAAACTTTGTGCATGTGCAGGATCCCCCCTCCACATGATTCAAGTTCACAGACAAAATAAACATGGTTTACTAATGTGGAATGCAGTCAGAGGCTATAAAGGTGCTGCAGATGACAGCCCCCCAGTTCTCTCTTTGCTGAAGCCATAAGTGCACAACAGGTCGTAGAGCTGATGTTTTCAGATGTccaggaggaagaagagaacaATGATTTAGAAGAGGTATCTGAAGAAGATGGGGAATAATACAACCCAGAGCACGATGcatcatcttcagatgaagaagaaATACCCAAGCTGAAGGAGACATTTGTCAAAGAATAGCAAAATATGCCCAGGACATTGCCTCAACATTCTACATGCTCATCACACCAGCCATCGAAAAAAAGAAAAATCAGTCTGGAGATTACAAATGGAGGGTTCCCGTAAATATGGAGACAACTGGAAAAGGATGGATGAGATTGACCTGCGtgcctacatagggctgctaatcttagcggGTGTGTATAGGTCCAGAGGCGAGGCTACATGTAGTCTCTGCGATCGAGAGAGTGGAAGGGCGATTTTCCGTGCCACAAAGTCTTTCACACTTTCTCAAGAATGCTACGATTTGGTAACAGTGAGTCAAGATGTGCGGGAGACAAACTGGCGGCCATAAGAGACGTTTAGGAAAAGTTGGGGGAGCGTCTGCCATACATCTACAACCCTGGGCCTGAAGTAACAGTGGATGAGCAGCTGGTTCCATTCagaggtacatttttattttcatatctGTAATGCAAGTGATTTTCACTGttaattgtattatgtattgctgtaatagcattgatttatgtgattgttttctgtgacacTGATACTAATCTCTAAAGGCAAAAGGTCACTGTCCTTTCCAGCGGAATATGCCCAGCAAAGTACAGCATCAAGATATGGGTGGCCTGTGACACACAATCCAGCTACGCTTGGAAGATGCTAGTCTACACAGGGAAGCCAACCAGCGGAGGCCCggagaagaaccaggggatgcgggttgtgcttgatgtgacagatggactgagggtCACATGTGACAATTTCATCACCTcttatgaactcagccagcagctcctgaagaggaagatcaccatggttggcacagttagaaagaacaagcctgagctcccccctgcactcctcgcaacaagggggagagaggccttctcatcaaattttgccttcacccccaccaccgctctagtttcttacctcccaaagaggaacaataATGTGGCTCCTGtgcacactgcacaaaacggctgagatcagtgatcgtgaggacaggaagccagccatcatcctggactacaacaaaggaggcgtggacaacctggacaaggtgattggaacgtATAGCTGCAGGGGGATGATGACTAGAGGCCAGCGGGCAATCTttcataacatcattgatgtgtcctcatacaaagCCTTcctgatatggaacaagatcaagcTGTTCAGGAGGCTGAATATTGGCCTGAGGCTGCAGCAGGCAAGATGAGGAGATGACAACTCTgcccccaaagaaggactgtaaaacaaatactatgtgctgcacatgtgagaaatacatctgcaaagtccatgtaCACAGacctgcatactgtcctacatgtgctaattagagttgattgatttatgttcttcacgtttttgttttgtatctattatcttattttattgttgttgtttatacaccttgtaggtcgGGGCAATGGTTCcaaaaatgggagaagactatGTATTatgtagttgaattcctcattgtacagtatataagaatatatcatTATGTTGCAAAAAAGGTTCAAGACTGTGTTTCCCttaaataaaatgcattcaaaattactttctgcacatttctgctactttcttaggctatacagGTGCCATCTCTTGCAAAAAATgtgtttacacctatgcagtacctttagcaataataataaaaaacctCTTATGACAGgtgttgtaataaaaacgagtggtgtccactgattaaatgcagtcgttctgcattgtgaagagggaaaacctagatattcacaaagtttgtgatgaatgacaggttgtttcttcatgcaaaatagatttggggtttcaaattcaattaagctgctttatttgaggggtttagtgaaggcgggtcattTTTTTGTCCCTTAGGaaaaggggagtatacagaatgttaagatgACACAAGGGTTAATGATATCTAGTTTGACGTCATGAAGCATAGAAAGCATTTTAGAGTTATCTTTATAGGTAATTACAATCTTAGAATAGATGGCTTGTTTGGGTAACAACGAGACATGCCAGTGAAACCACAAAGAACCAGCAAGATTAAGAAACCCTCCATACCTCCCCAGGGCACCATATGCATATTTAGCGTCAGCTTGGACGAGGGCCGTCTCCCCCATTTCCATGAGCTGCACTGTGAGATCCAGAGCCTGCGAGAAAGCACACAATAGTTCAAATCTGATAAATCAAAGATCAAAGTTGGAGGCATTGCTGGTGGATAAAAGCAACACTGAACTTGAAACATACATTTGTTCCATTTACATTTCTCATATCTACTCACATCACTGCATTGTATAGAATCAGATCAGACTTGCCGTCACTTAAAATACTAAGTAGAATGTACCTGGATGACGTCACCATCTCCCAGAGTGAAAGACAGCTCCGGTTGCTCTTCTATAAGAGTCCCATCAGCCAGTGAAGTCTTCAGGTGAATCACGACATTCTGGCCTTTTGTGGGCCTGCTGTCTGGCCCATTCCCTGCTCGCAGAACTTTCTTCCTTAGCTGGCCATTACCTGCAAATAGATAAGTGAGAATAAGCTTAACCAAATGGTGACGACTGTCAATACGCGATCATTGTCCTTTGTCTTTGACCTATAGTAAATATAAGGGTCATTTTGTTACCTAGTATATCCATCCACTCATCTATTAGAGATGAAGGGCTAGCATCTTGGTCCTCTGCAGGCTCTTTTTTAGTCTTCTTCCCACCCCCAGCATCTTCCAAAGGAGGAGGGTCATCATCAATTTCATCATCATCCAACATCTCAAAGTCTTCCCCACTGTCCAGCAGCGATGCTTTCCCTGACTTCTTCCCTGTTAGAATCATCTGTGGGTTATCACCTGCACCAGTCACCCCCTCTTTGTCAGTCATCTGTTGAAATGTCAATGTGATTTAGAAATACAGCAGAGAAAAGACAAGCatgttttggtaaacagcataAACTGTGCCTTTCAAATAAAGGGGTGTTATTGGCTATACACACTGGAATTATACAGTGCATCTTGTTTAAAAAGAATGGATTGCTGTGGTTTGAACAGATTCATCTATGATTCTGGGTCTGGTAACGTTAGCTCGTCACCATAAGAGTGAAGACGCATTGCGTTTCTTAGAGAGAAACGTTCGAAAACagccagttagctagcttgctacagTAGCTAGTTTAGTTAGTTAGCAATACATGTTCAGGATTTCAGTGGGTGTTTCGAATACTTTGAGAAGTTTGTTGTGAGTTAGCTAGCGACCAAGCTTGCCTGCTAgaaggctagctagttagttgcTATCTTATACAAAAATACCCCTCTTGAATTGTGTCCTTCATGTTTATTTTAACGATGCTACAGTGAGTACCCTTACCTTATGATATGCTTGATAAAAGGACAGAATGCCTGATCGAAGAGTTTGTGACAATAGCTAGCTTTGCTTGATGCTTCTGTCATGCGATGGCAGACTCTTCCTGAGTTCACCTTGGGCCTAAACCAATAACCTAATTTAGCAGGCGTAGGAAGACTTGGCCTGACATCGTTCCTTTATTTCTATTGGCTCATCCTCTGTAAGCGATCACACGATTGGTAGATCCAGATGACAGTCAAACAGATTAATTGGCTGTTCAAACCAAtgatataaaccctggattgctgatgctctGCATTGAcaaatgagaggctttgaagccaccagtCACCATGTCGaaccccacagtggaggtgtcatattACCcgtaaaacctagcggtcaaatagggaaatggttccattaatttttcccataggggatttttgAAACAATTTAATTAAGGGCTGTGTTTCACGTCGGCTTACCCTGTTTTTGATAACCACGTAAATCGCtttcggacaaggtgacttttatcaatatattcggctctatttaATTTGATTCGAAAATGTTAATTAGcgttaaagtagacatcatgtAAAACTACAAATCcatgcaagctcctgcacgtcaggacacctttgctaacaggtattgaaTTGTGTCAATTAAAAACTTGCACAAGACTGTTCACAtaattgtccatttaaagaaatggtgccaatttattcattactatGTTTAGCTAGCATTAGATAGTTAATAGTTTACCTTTACCTCGATTCAGCAGtctcatcatggcatttgtagttctttatgatagccataTCAGCAGctatttacatatatattttaaaaatgtttatttaacctttatttatctaggaaagtcagttaagaacaaatgtacattgacagcctaccggggaacagtggtaggcttgttcaggggcagaacgacagacgtttaccttgtcagctcggggattagagCCAGCAACCTTTCATTTACTGGTCCAacactaaccaccaggctacctgccgcatttCTTTTTTTGGCGGGGTATAtacaggtgaatatattgataaaagttacCTTGCCATAGAGAGATTTacagttatcaaaacgtcacaacAGGGTAAGCCAACACGAagaagcagtcctccataggaatgaatggaattcaaCAGTATtttaaataaatctaaataaaggacaaaattacatgtatttaataaTGTTTGGTGTATACCACACCTCGGGTCTTACTTATATATACCACACCCCGGGTCTTACTTATATATACCACACCCCGGGTCTTACTTATATATACCACACCCCGGGTCTTACTTATATATACCACACCTCGGGTCTTACTTATATATACCACACCTCGGGTCTTACTTATATATACCACACCCCGGGTCTTACTTATATATACCACACCCCGGGTCTTACTTATATATACCACACCTCGGGTCTTACTTATATATACCACACCCCGGGTCTTACTTATATATACCACACCCCGGGTCTTACTTATATATACCACACCCCGGGTCTTACTTATATATACCACACCTCGGGTCTTACTTATATATACCACACCTCGGGTCTTACTTATATATACCACACCTCGGGTCTTACTTATATATACCACACCTCGGGTCTTACTTATATATACCACACCTCGGGTCTTACTTATATATACCACACCTCGGGTCTTACTTATATATACCACACCCCGGGTCTTACTTATATATACCACACCTCGGGTCTTACTTATATATACCACACCTCGGGTCTTACTTACATGTACCACACCTCGGGTCTTACTTACATGTACCACACCTCGGGTCTTACTTACATGTACCACACCTCGGGTCTTACTTACATGTACCACACCTCGGGTCTTACATGTACCACACCTCGGGTCTTACTTACATGTACCACACCTCGGGTCTTACTGCATATAGCTTCCCAAAATATGTTACAATCatgggggagtgccaagatggaggtgcAGCGGCTTCAAAACAGCACCCAgtagtcatctagtgtatatataaataattgttttaaaaaaaaaaaattactgaATTAATTTATATGGTTGCCAAAAACACCGAAATGGGTTCAAACCACACATTTATTTATAATTTAGTAAATTATTATTACAAGACAAGCatgttttggtaaacagcataAACTTAGTaaattattattactgtataagaTACTTTGGGAGATGAATCACTTTTTATTCTCTTAATGGATACATTATTCTCAAATGAGCGGTCATATTTTATGATGTCCTTGCAAAAGTTTGAAAAGCGTCAGGCTGTGTGAAGTGtcaattaataaaataaatacacactGATGATCAGATGTGCACAGAAAAAAGACTCGAACAACGAGGAAAAATCAAATTACATTTATTATTGATGCAGTTTCTTTTTTGATAAGCAAATTATCCATTTTTCTTTCAGTCTAAAGAAACTTTACAATATAAAGAAACATACAAAGGACATATTTATTACCTACACAAGACACATAACTCCCTAAGACAAGATCTGAACTATCCTACTATGAAATACAAAGCAAACCCAAGGGACAGACTGCTTCATATAGAATACTGCCATGTCATCAGAAAGGACAATGAACGGTACAGGAGAATATTTATATCCCCTCCCCTTGACCCCTGTCCCACACAACCATCCCATCACCCGCAAATCTTCCTAATGTTACAGTATTATACATCACAATAGAAGTACAGAGATGACCAACAATTGTTATACACAGAGGACTGAGAGAGGATCAGTGAGAATCAATATATACAACGCTATTTCATCAGGAGTGAATAGCAAGGACACAGTTTTTCTGCATAAGCATTACTTTTGATCTATTCTTTAATTTAAAATGGCATTAAGTATGTTTTCCTTTTTAAAGTTCTTAAATTGATAAAAATCCTtcatattaaaaactgtaataataGGTGGTCACATGTTTTAATGAGACGATGGCCTTTTGAGTAGGCAATAACCATTCTTAGAAACCATTTGAGATGATTTCTATTGGTAATAGAAGACAAGGACAGAGTGAGGACGCTCCAATTGCAAGAATAAACAGCATCATTGACATCATACATCCCCTTCACCGCCCTCTCGATCCTTACAAGATAATAAAACGACGCCTCAAACCCAGCTAAATGGATGACAGTTTATTTTCACATATGTATCCCGACCAGAAATAAGCGTTTAGGGTGCAGTTACTGTATGTTCACATGTTCAAGTAAATTTACATGCATATTTCATTTTTACCACAATTTTGTTTTGGCCAATCAAAATGTCCAGCACATCGTCTCTTTATTATGAAAACATGGACAGTTCATTTATAATTGACTTTCAGCTGTATACATTGGTAGTGACTGACATATCAAAACATGTCAATGATATCAAAATGCATTATACAGTATTTACAAAGAGGAAATTAAAGGAAAGGAGGGCTcaagagtgtgaggatggggctGTAGGGGGCGGGTGGGGGACAGAgggctgtgtgccagtcagtctGCTAGAGGAACACTGGAGTTAGTCGTTCCTCAAAACAACTTACCCAGAAGATGTCCCTGTTCAGCTCTGAATCCAAGCTACTCCATAAAGTATCTGCCAACACTATAGCAAGGTCACTGGCAAAAGACCAATCACAGACAGAAGCCAGAATGATATTAAATAAGAACAGAAATATGTAGCTTGTTGAAAAATGACTTTTTGAAATAAACGGTATCTGCCGCTTAGCACAACACACAAGAAAATCACATGAAAGTTTGTGGAACAGCCTTGGGTCAATTCACTCAATAGGTGTAGATATTCTATGGCCTTTTTTGCACACAATTTCTTGAATAGACTTCATAGaaattaaaacaaaacaaaaaaactagAATAAAAGACATCGTTTGACTCACAATTCAGTCCAACCAGGTGGAATTCTCTCATTTCTCAAAGTACATATTCAAGTGTGAGTAGGTGGACTAAAAGCTACTCGGTTCCATAGAGCACTCCTTTCTTGTAGCGGGAGAGTGAATTAAGCCACACCGTGCAGTCACTCCAGTCATTTCACACTCCCATCACCAGTGGTGCTACAGCCACCCCATACCCAGGATCTAGCAGCCCATGGACAAGCCCAGACCCAGAGGGAACAGGTGGATGGGAGCTCTGTGGAGTTGGCCCCTCTCTAAACTATGGTTGCATGTGAGAGGGGTCAGACACCGGATCATAAGGATCTGTGAGGTCAACCCTAACTGGAAGGAAGCAGATGGAGGTTTGTACACCAACAACGACATGAAAACCGATAGCAAGTGGCCTGTATGACAATCAGTAAATAAAGATTGAGCCTGGAGATTGTATGCAGAGTAACAGTCAAAGCAATGCAGGAGGAGAAGGATCCACTTTCAGTATACAGAGACAAGTTGTATATcaaaacaacaaataaacaacCACAATACAATATGTTGTATTTACAGGCAAGAGCAAATCCATAGAAGAACAGAGGGTCTGTAAAACCCTTTCCGTCTTTACTGAATTGGAAGGACACAGGTCGCAGAATAATACATGTTCAAAGCCACCTGAACTGAAAGTAGAATTAGCAATTGTCCAAATTACATTTGATCAGTCCATCTTTGCACAGTAATGCAACAAGCCTGAACAAACACTTATATACACTGACTCAACATTTTGGGAGGGGTACGTGTGACCAGACATGTAGAAGACTGACAGACTAGAGTACCAAAGGATAAAGAAGTTTCTGATATCGCCTCCATTTTCACATTGACGTTTTGGGGAACTCCAGTGATAACATGGATGGGGAGTGTCAGGAAGGATCATTCCTAGATGAGTGATGTCAAGCAGGTGAACAGCTATTCTTGTACTCCTATCGCACTCTGCTTAACTGTTTACATTTTGGTGCCATGGTTTTCTGGTAGTAAAGACATCGGCTACAAGTTCTGCGAAGAACAGAGAGGTATGCGTAGGGCGTTGAGACAAAAACAAACGAACAAGAAACATCAAATACCTAAAATCATGTAAACAGAAGTGTCATTGTGCATTTTTTGAGTGTGTGCTTATTCTGTTGTCGATGTTGTTGAGATACAATGTGCCCTTA
This window encodes:
- the LOC139409181 gene encoding peptidyl-prolyl cis-trans isomerase FKBP8-like — encoded protein: MTDKEGVTGAGDNPQMILTGKKSGKASLLDSGEDFEMLDDDEIDDDPPPLEDAGGGKKTKKEPAEDQDASPSSLIDEWMDILGNGQLRKKVLRAGNGPDSRPTKGQNVVIHLKTSLADGTLIEEQPELSFTLGDGDVIQALDLTVQLMEMGETALVQADAKYAYGALGSLAPEVLPSADLALEVQLLDATEAPDLELLSPQERVALAGQKRERGNVYYQRGDYAFAVNSYGFALQITESSSKVDISPEEEEELMDIKVKCLNNMAAAQLKLDHYEAALRSCVSVLAHQPDNIKALFRKGKVLALQGEYADAIRNLKMALKLEPSNKTIHSELSKLVKKHSEQKDAEQAMYKKMLGNPGSGGMQKHQARSSWGVSWKWLFGATAVAIGGVALSVVIAARN